Part of the Virgibacillus necropolis genome, CTTCAAACTGTGCTGGAAGATGGCGATTGCCCAATTGATGAGCAATTGTTCCCATTTCGTGAAGACTTCGCGGGCTAATAATCAATAAATCATCGGACAAGACTTCAACTAAGACCATATTTTTCTCATCCATATAAAGTACGTCACCAGCCTCTAGATCCCGTGATTCCTTTAGTCGAATCCCAAGTTCACGTCCATGATCGGTTGTAACACGTTGAATACGTTTAACTAAATAGGCACTTTCAAGATATACCTTTTCTTTATGCCGTTTCTCGATTTCCTTTTGGTCCATTTTGTCAATATTTGTTACGACCTTTTCAATTATCATCAAAACTCACCTCAAAATAAAAAATATCGTTGACCCATTGGTACTTTATCAACGGGCTCACATGTGATTACCTGACCGTTTAT contains:
- the ureE gene encoding urease accessory protein UreE, yielding MIIEKVVTNIDKMDQKEIEKRHKEKVYLESAYLVKRIQRVTTDHGRELGIRLKESRDLEAGDVLYMDEKNMVLVEVLSDDLLIISPRSLHEMGTIAHQLGNRHLPAQFEDSDMLVQYDYLVEELLKELAIPFSREKRKVKQAFRHIGHSHG